A window of Ipomoea triloba cultivar NCNSP0323 chromosome 2, ASM357664v1 contains these coding sequences:
- the LOC116010646 gene encoding transcription factor TCP17-like: MMEKDFEANLKQEGCDDGKKNKAAEEMRKLGSSSTTSTSSSSRQWGGGFKNPRIVRVSRSFGGKDRHSKVCTIRGLRDRRIRLSVPTAIQLYDLQDRLGLSQPSKVVDWLLDATKLEIDKLPPLPFPPSFSSSIFENSNNILHHQPPLPPPHFSHHDVMKTGKEKWIGEDDNSQDGGAGALALAAAYNNNNNNVVPQNFFPQKWIEPLAPPPPPYYHWEPSTLSLAQFHDSHNNNNPNNNLYFPSILPPPYMAAAPDFHHLLTTTTSTSSLTDNNHNHLEKSSRGS, from the coding sequence ATGATGGAGAAGGATTTTGAGGCAAATTTAAAGCAAGAAGGTTGTGATGATGGGAAGAAGAACAAGGCGGCGGAGGAGATGAGGAAATTGGGTTCGAGCAGCACAACATCGACATCATCATCGTCAAGGCAATGGGGGGGAGGGTTCAAGAACCCAAGAATCGTGCGGGTTTCTCGAAGTTTCGGTGGGAAAGACCGGCACAGCAAGGTGTGTACCATAAGAGGATTAAGAGACAGGCGAATTAGGTTGTCGGTTCCGACCGCCATCCAATTGTATGACCTCCAAGATCGCCTTGGTCTCAGCCAACCCAGCAAGGTTGTCGATTGGCTCCTCGATGCCACCAAGCTCGAGATCGATAAACTCCCTCCCCTCCCTTTCCCACCTTCTTTCTCCTCCTCAATCTTCGaaaattccaataatatccttCACCACCAACcacccctcccccctccccacTTCTCCCATCACGACGTGATGAAAACCGGGAAAGAGAAATGGATCGGAGAAGATGATAACAGCCAAGACGGTGGAGCTGGAGCTTTAGCTTTAGCAGCtgcctataataataataataataacgttGTACCTCAGAATTTCTTTCCTCAGAAATGGATCGAGCCCTTGGCGCCGCCTCCGCCGCCCTACTACCATTGGGAGCCTTCCACCTTGTCTTTAGCACAATTTCACGATTCCCACAACAACAATAATCCCAATAATAATCTCTACTTTCCCTCTATCCTCCCACCGCCCTATATGGCGGCGGCCCCAGACTTCCATCACTTGCTCACCACAACAACCTCGACTTCCTCGCTAACCGACAACAACCATAATCATCTAGAAAAGAGCAGCCGCGGTTCTTAG